In Marinobacter salinisoli, the DNA window TTCCAGCTGTCGGGCGATTGCCTGGGCCTGTTGATTGATGTCCGGGCCGTGGACGACAAATTCGAGGGTATGAACAAGGCCATTAAACTGTTGTCGGAACCCCTGCCCATCGACCACCTGGCCATTGAGCTGCACCCCAAGTTCGGCGCCGCCTACTATCCCCAGCACGGTGACTCGGCCGCGCTGCTGATCCGCAATGCCCACGTTGGAATGGAAAACGCGTCTCAGGGCGTTTTGGCCACCGGTGTCTACTCACACGAGCTGGATATCTACAGCGAAAGCCGGCTGACACTGATGTCGGACCTGAAAGAAGCGCTGATTCAAGAGCAGACGTCACTGCACTACCAGCCCAAACTGTGCCTGAAAACCGGCCGTGTCGTGGGTGTCGAAGCCCTGATTCGCTGGCATCACCCGGAACGCGGCTGGGTGTTCCCGTCCGACTTTATTCCACTGGCGGAAGAGACCGGCGTCATTACCCAGCTGACCCGCTGGGCGGTGGAGCGCGGCACGGCCGACCTCGCCACCCTCACGGGCGACTATCCGGATCTGGAGTTGTCCATCAACATCTCGGCCCGCGACCTGAGCGCCAAGGGACTGGTGGAGTGGATACAGGCGGCCCTGCAGCGTCACAATCTGCGGCCCGAACAGCTGACCCTGGAACTGACCGAAACCGCGGCCATGGAAGACCCGGAAACCGGGCTCAAGGCGCTGGTTGCCCTGGCCGATACCGGACTTCGGATTTCGGTGGACGATTTCGGCACCGGCTACTCCTCGCTGTCGTACCTGAAACAGCTGCCTGCCTCCGAGATCAAACTCGACCGCGCCCTGATCATCGACATTCTGGACAGTGAGAGTTCCCGGGTGATCGTCGAGACTGCCGTGAACATGGTTCACGGCCTGGGCTATCAGGTGATTGCCGAAGGTGTGGAAGATGAAGAGGCTGCCCAGCTGTTGCGGGATATGAACTGCGATCGGCTGCAGGGCTACTGGCTCAGCAAGCCCATGCCGCTGAATGACGTCCGGCGCTGGATGGCGCAACACAACTCAGCAGCCATTGGCTTTGCGGAACTTGAGGCCGACGAAGCCTGACGCTCCGTCAGCCGCATCCCACCCCGCCAGAACCAGACAGGCCAGTGCGCCCCCCCCCACTGCGCCCCGTTACAGTGCTACCAGCAGATACTCTGGCAGACCCGGTTCAGCGGCGTCAGCTGCAAGCCATCCGCGGCCAGGCGCTGATCGGTAGCCTTCAGCCGTTGACGGAATTCATCCGCCAGCGACTGAAGTGCCGGAGCACGGAAGCCATAGCGAATGTTGTCCATGGTCTCGGCGCCCTGCAACGACTCGCGCTCCTGAGGCCGCGCGGACGCCAGGGTGTCGCGCCCCATGGAAGCGAGGAAACTCACCTGCCAGATCAGGGTGGCCAGTGACTCTGCCAGGTCCGTGTCGGCAAACCCGGGCACAGCCTCCGCCATGGACTGTCGCCAATCGTGCAGCTCCTGATCGGCAAGATACGGCATCAGCTGTGCGACAAACGCCCGGACGTCCTCATAGTAGAGCTGTCCGGCTATGCTGAGCGGCCGCGGCAGATCGGCCCGGTGATGCGGCGCTGCAAAACAGTCCGGAGCCAGCGGTAGCTCGCTGATGCCGGCGGGAAAGGCCGCAGGCAACTGGTGGTGTCCGGGCCGCCCGGCAACACCAAGGTGGGGTTCCAGCAACTGGAACAGCACGCCGTCCCCGGGCAGCTGCTGCAAGGCGCCTGCCGCCACTCGCGCCACGCCAGCCAGAGACCCATGCATGGCCAAGTCCGCCACGCCCTCATCAGGAGTCCGTGGCGTACCACGCTCAGCCGAAGCTTCAGTACATCTCATGATCGTAAAAACCGAAATATCCAAGTGGGGGCCAGTGTATGCCCGCAAGGTTTTCAGCTCTGTAGCGCGTTTGTGACGATTGCATCACATTTCTTTTCGGCATATTTCAGCGGCGTCGACACTCAGCCTGATGCCAATGAGCACTGCTTCGTATTTATATAGCAAATACAATCTTATACTCGCTGGCGAGGGATCAATAACGATAATCAAGAGACGCCGCTGATGTATTTGCGTGCATGTTTTCTCCGGGCCTATCGGACTGCCCGTTTGTTCGTCTTCGTCACAACCCTGCTTTCAGGCGCCGCTTTCACGCTGCCGGCCTCTGCTTCCGTTCTCGCCAGCCATCTGCCTGCGGATGATGGGGTGTCGCTGGCTCCGCACCTGGTCTATCAGACCGACGAGCAGCGCAACCTTTCGCCAGAGCAGGTCCGGGACATCAACTGGGGGTGGCAATCCCTGTCCGGCGAGCACCTGAACCTTGGCTTCATCACAGACACCGTGTGGATCCGGTTCCAGCTGACCAACGCGTCGGCGACCACCCAGAACCTGTATCTCGACATCGACTATGCCCTGCTGGATGAGGTGGAACTGACCCTGTTCAGCCTGGAAACAGGAAGATTTGTCCAGACCCTGAAGGCCGGGGACCAGTGGGCCTTCGAAGAGCGCCCGATCCTGTTTCCGAACGTTGTATTCCCCATCACCCTGGCGCCGGAACAGGAATACGTCGTGGTGATGAAAATCCGGAGCACCTCCTCCATGCAGGTACCCATCTCGCTCTGGCAGCGGGATGCCCTGGCCGCCAAAAAATACGGGGAAGCCCTGTTTTTCGGCGGGCTGATCGGCATGATTGCCATCATGGCGCTGTACAACCTGTTCCTGTGGATCTCGATTCGCGAGAATGCCTACCTGTTTTACGCACTGTGCCTGATCGGCTACTGCTTTGTGGAAGCCATTCTGACCGGCATCGGCTTCAGCCATGTCTGGCCCCGATCGCCGGAATGGAACCAGATCAGTCTGGTGGTTTCCGGCGGTAGCGCCCTCGCCGCCCTGGCGTTGTTCACCCACCGGTTCCTCAAGCTCCAGCAGCGGGCTCCCACACTGGGCAGACTCTTTTACGTTTACGGGGCCCTGTGTCTGCTCACCGTGGCCCTGGCCTTTGTGCTGCCGTACCAGGTCGCCATCCACCTGACCATGGCGATGCTGGTACTGGTGCCTTTGTCGACCTATGCCGCCAGCGTCTATTTCTGGCTTCACGAAGGCCTGAAAGACGCCCGCTATTTCGTTACCGCCTTCACCTTATTCACCATTTTTACCCTGGTGCTGATCCTTGCAAAAGTCGGCGCTTTACCTCGCAACTGGCTGACGGAGTATTCCATTCACTTCGGGGCCATCTCCGTGGTTGCCCTACTCTCCTTCGCGCTGGCCGATCGCATTAACCGGGAGAAAACGGCCCGCGAAGAAGCCCAGAAAGAGGCCATTGCCCATCTTGAGCGTTACCGGGTGATCCACGACGAATCGCTGGAAGGCCGTTTCCGGGTCGACCGGGTGGGCCGCTTTGTGTCGGCGAATCCGGCCCTGGCGCGCATTTTCGGCGCCGAGAACCCGGACGACCTGTTACGTCGTGGCAGCAATAACCTCAAACTGATTCCGGCGCGGCGCAAGAAGTGGGAAGAAGGCATAGAGCTGTTGACCCGTCACGGCAAACTGCACGGCTTCGAGTGCGAGGCCCGCCGGCTCAGCGGCGAGCTGTTCTGGGTGTCCGTTTACGGGCGTGTAGTGCGGGACCCGGACACCAAGCGCCCGGTGTTTGAGGGCTCGCTGGTGGACATCACCGACAAAAAAGCCAGCGAACAGCAGCTCAACTATCTGGCCAATCACGACCCCCTGACCGGCCTCGTGAATCGACTGGGTTTTGAGAAGCGGCTGGAGCGTGCGATTGAGAGTGCCCGGATTCAGGGCCGCAATCATGCCCTGCTGATGATGGATCTGGACCAATTCAAAATCGTTAACGATACCTGTGGCCATGGTGCCGGGGACCAGTTGCTCAAACAGATCTCGGCGCTGTTCCAGAAGTACGTCCGCGCAACGGATTCCCTTGCCCGCCTGGGCGGTGACGAATTCGCCCTGCTGCTGGAAAAAACTCCGGTGGAAAACGCCGCTACCCTCGCCCAGCGCTTGCGTCGGGATGTTGGCGATTACCGGTTTACCTGGAAGGGCAAGGTGTTCAGCATCGGCATCAGCATCGGCGTTGTCACCATCAACGAGAAAACCGGCACCCTGGCCGAGCTGGTCAGCCTGGCGGACACCGCCTGCTACGCGGCAAAAGATGGCGGCCGCAACCAGGTTGTGGTGCACGATGAAAACCGGGGTGACATCGCCCAGCGTCAAACCGAAATGGAACAGGTGACGGTGATCCGTGAAGCCATCCGCAACAACAACCTGATTCTGTTCCACCAGAAGGTCTCCCCCATCCGGGGCAACCCGCAAGGCGACCGCTACGAAGTGCTGGTGCGCATGAAGCGAGAAGGGCGACTTGTCCTGCCCGGCGCCTTCCTGCCTGCTGCTGAGCGCTACAACATGATCGTGGAACTGGACCAGTGGGTGATCCAGACCTACTTCAAGTGGTTGTCCGAGCACCCGCAACATCTGCAGCAGCTGACACAGGCCAACATCAACCTGAGCGCCCAGTCGGTGAGCTGCGCGGATCTGAGCCCGTTCATCATCGACGCCTTCAACCGTTACGGCATACCGGCCCACAAAATCTGCTTCGAGATCACTGAAAGCGCCGCCGTGGCCAGCGTTAAAGAGACCCAGAACCTGATCGAGCGGCTCCGGGCTATCGGCTGCAAATTCGCACTGGATGACTTCGGCAGCGGCTTTGCCTCCTATGGCCACCTGAAAACCCTGCCGGTTCACTGCCTGAAAATCGATGGCTGCTTTATTCGCGGACTGGCCACCGACAAGGTCGACTACGAAATGGTGCGCGCCATGACCGAAGTGGCCCACGCCATGGGCCTGGAGGTGGTGGCCGAATATGTGGAAAACGCCAGCATCATGGCCCGGCTGACCGAGCTGAACGTGGACTACGCCCAGGGCTGGCACATCCACCAGCCGGAACTGCTGGTCGCCACCCCGATTCAGGGGCGCCGGGAAGTCTGGTCCCAAAGCTTCAACGACCACAAAGTTCTGAAACCGGTGTAACGCTTCTGAACGCAACGAACAACCCACTGTTGCGCCAACTCACCAGCACCACGCCCATGGCAAGACACAGCTATTCCGCCGCATAAAAAAGCCCCCGGATGGGGGCTAACAACACGTGACAGGACATCTTACTTCGATTGCCGGATCAGTGGCTGATCATCCACGGCCGCATGGACGGGAACATCTTCTTGCCATCGGCGGTGTAGAACATCATCGGCTTGCTGGCTGAGCGTTTCTGGCAGCCACAGGCCTGGCGATGTTCCGCATCATGCTCCCGCTGATCAGCGGTGGAAATGATCGGCTCATGCCGGGCCTTTTCATTGCGTTCCGCCGCCTGCCGTTGCTCAGGCGCCATCGCCAGAATTTCCGGTGGCAGCACAATCACCCGGGCTGATTGCTGCTGACACTCGGGGCACTCGGCGGGAAGTGCGGCTTCCGCCATGGTGCCCAGCTTCTGGAACAGGCCGTGGTCCCGGCACTTGTAGTCGTACAGGGGCATGGCTTACTCCTTATCCGGCGACAACGGAATATCCACACTGCCGGTGACTTTCACTTCCGGCCCGGACGCGTTCGGATTGATGTCGAAGTCGAAGATGTCGGTGGGCAGCCACAAGGTGGCACAGGCGTTCGGTACATCCACCACGCCACTGATGTGGCCTTCCACCGGCGCACAGCCAAGAATCGCGTAGGCCTGGGCCTTGGAGTAGCCGAACTTGGTGAGGTACTCGATGGCGTTGAGACAGGCCTGGCGGTAGGCCACGTGCACGTCGAGGTAGTGCTGCTTGCCGTCCTCATCGACCGAGATGCCTTCGAAGATCACGTAGTCGTCGTAGCGCGGCTTGATCGGGCTGGGCTTGAAGATCGGGTTCTTGATGCCGTACTTGGCCATGCCATCCTTCACCACATTCACCCGCAGGTGAATCCAGCCGGCCATTTCGATGGCGCCGCAGAAGGTGATTTCACCATCGCCCTGGCTGAAGTGCAGGTCACCCACCGACAGGCCACCGCCTTTGACGTATACCGGGAAATAGATCTTCGAGCCCCGGGACAGGTCCTTGATGTCGCAGTTACCGCCATGCTCGCGGGGCGGCACGGTACGGGCCGCTTCGGCACCGGCGGCTTCGGCCTCCGAACCTTTCATTTTCCCCATGTGGGCGGTGGAGCCATCCGGCGGGCACGCCAGGGTGGGAACCCGGTCCGGATCGGTGTCCAGCAACGCCTGCTCCCGCTTGTTCCATTCCGCCAGCATGTCCTTGGACGGCAGGCAACCAATCAGACCCGGGTGGATCAGACCGGCGAATTCCACGTTCGGAATGTGGCGGGATTTGGTGAACATGCCATTGAAATCCCAGATGGATTTCTGTGCTTCCGGGAAATGCTCGGTCAGGAAGCCGCCGCCGTTCTGCTTGGAGAAAAAGCCATTAAAGCCCCACTGACTCTCCTCGAAGGCGCCAATGTCCAGAATGTCCACTTCCAGCAAGTCGCCAGGCTCTGCCCCCTCAACGCCCACCGGGCCAGACAGGAAGTGCACCTGGGTCAGGTCCACGTCGCGCACGTCATCGGCGCTGTCGTCATTCTTGATCTGTCCGCCGGTCCAGTCGTAGCACTCGATGATGAAATCATCCCCCGGCTTGACCGTCGCCGCCATCGGGATGTCCGGATGCCAGCGGTTGTGGATGTTCTCGTTTTCGTAGGCGGATTTGCTCAGGTCGATCTTAATAATTGTTTCGGCCATAAGGGTCGCTCCTTCGGTCTTGGCGTGCTGGTTCGAAAGCAAAAGAGGCAGGGTGCGGGTGAGCCTGCCCTCACAAGACCACTATCGGTGATCGGCCGACATGGGAGTATTCGCGAAATGGCCCCGGTGGGTACGTCATTTGACGTATTGGCGGGGGGAGTGATTAAACCAAATCGGACATTCGAGTTAGACCCTTGCTTCAGCGCCCCCAGGCCAACTACTGATATTTCATACAGTATGATTGGTGGAGCACATCACAGACGTCAGACGATTACATGGAAAGGAAGTTGGGCCTGGGATAAGCTGCTGTTTTATAAACCTATCGGCAGGTTGGTCAACTGCGCAGAGACCGTAGTAACGAAGCGGTCAGATTTCTGCAATATCGGAGACCTCTGCCTAATTGCTGTTATGTGCAAATGGTGAAAAGGACGTCTCATGAAAAAAATGTTATTGCTTGCACTCATTGGCGGTGCTTTTTACGTTTTCTATTTGGGTCCGAAGCAGGCTCATGATGATTGCATTAGGAAAGGTGGAGAACTCAATGTGCAAGAGGGGACGTGTACCTTTGATATCAATTTTACTATCTCGCCAAAAGAGTTAGAGAAACAAATTACCTCTTCGAAAGAGTAAACAAAGAGCCCACATAACCAGATGCGCCAGCATCGCCCGCGCAAAAATACGCGTGGGCTGGACCTCGTTTCACTCGGCCGCTGCGCAAGGCGTTAAACACTATGGCCTATAAGTGTCCGAATTGTGGTTCTGGGGTTTCAGCCAAGGTGCTGTTCGT includes these proteins:
- a CDS encoding zinc ribbon domain-containing protein — translated: MPLYDYKCRDHGLFQKLGTMAEAALPAECPECQQQSARVIVLPPEILAMAPEQRQAAERNEKARHEPIISTADQREHDAEHRQACGCQKRSASKPMMFYTADGKKMFPSMRPWMISH
- the fmdA gene encoding formamidase yields the protein MAETIIKIDLSKSAYENENIHNRWHPDIPMAATVKPGDDFIIECYDWTGGQIKNDDSADDVRDVDLTQVHFLSGPVGVEGAEPGDLLEVDILDIGAFEESQWGFNGFFSKQNGGGFLTEHFPEAQKSIWDFNGMFTKSRHIPNVEFAGLIHPGLIGCLPSKDMLAEWNKREQALLDTDPDRVPTLACPPDGSTAHMGKMKGSEAEAAGAEAARTVPPREHGGNCDIKDLSRGSKIYFPVYVKGGGLSVGDLHFSQGDGEITFCGAIEMAGWIHLRVNVVKDGMAKYGIKNPIFKPSPIKPRYDDYVIFEGISVDEDGKQHYLDVHVAYRQACLNAIEYLTKFGYSKAQAYAILGCAPVEGHISGVVDVPNACATLWLPTDIFDFDINPNASGPEVKVTGSVDIPLSPDKE
- a CDS encoding EAL domain-containing protein; protein product: MYLRACFLRAYRTARLFVFVTTLLSGAAFTLPASASVLASHLPADDGVSLAPHLVYQTDEQRNLSPEQVRDINWGWQSLSGEHLNLGFITDTVWIRFQLTNASATTQNLYLDIDYALLDEVELTLFSLETGRFVQTLKAGDQWAFEERPILFPNVVFPITLAPEQEYVVVMKIRSTSSMQVPISLWQRDALAAKKYGEALFFGGLIGMIAIMALYNLFLWISIRENAYLFYALCLIGYCFVEAILTGIGFSHVWPRSPEWNQISLVVSGGSALAALALFTHRFLKLQQRAPTLGRLFYVYGALCLLTVALAFVLPYQVAIHLTMAMLVLVPLSTYAASVYFWLHEGLKDARYFVTAFTLFTIFTLVLILAKVGALPRNWLTEYSIHFGAISVVALLSFALADRINREKTAREEAQKEAIAHLERYRVIHDESLEGRFRVDRVGRFVSANPALARIFGAENPDDLLRRGSNNLKLIPARRKKWEEGIELLTRHGKLHGFECEARRLSGELFWVSVYGRVVRDPDTKRPVFEGSLVDITDKKASEQQLNYLANHDPLTGLVNRLGFEKRLERAIESARIQGRNHALLMMDLDQFKIVNDTCGHGAGDQLLKQISALFQKYVRATDSLARLGGDEFALLLEKTPVENAATLAQRLRRDVGDYRFTWKGKVFSIGISIGVVTINEKTGTLAELVSLADTACYAAKDGGRNQVVVHDENRGDIAQRQTEMEQVTVIREAIRNNNLILFHQKVSPIRGNPQGDRYEVLVRMKREGRLVLPGAFLPAAERYNMIVELDQWVIQTYFKWLSEHPQHLQQLTQANINLSAQSVSCADLSPFIIDAFNRYGIPAHKICFEITESAAVASVKETQNLIERLRAIGCKFALDDFGSGFASYGHLKTLPVHCLKIDGCFIRGLATDKVDYEMVRAMTEVAHAMGLEVVAEYVENASIMARLTELNVDYAQGWHIHQPELLVATPIQGRREVWSQSFNDHKVLKPV